The following proteins come from a genomic window of Methanocella conradii HZ254:
- the radB gene encoding DNA repair and recombination protein RadB, producing the protein MATNERLIKRLPTGSKALDGLLGGGFEAGTISQLFGEPASGKTNICLQLAVNTLRSGKRVIYIDTEGFSVERFSQIAGEDAERLARGLLHFQPTSFEEQYAAIKETEKIAGQNVGLIILDSATAFYRLELESKDSMLLKRELANQVTALLGIARKHDIAVVITNQIYMDVDKDELRAVGGNMLEHISKAIVQLSRTGMGTRLAVLRKHRSMAEGQTAEFRITATGVE; encoded by the coding sequence ATGGCGACAAATGAAAGGCTCATAAAAAGGCTCCCGACGGGCTCGAAAGCCCTCGACGGCCTGCTGGGCGGAGGCTTCGAGGCCGGAACCATCTCACAGCTATTCGGGGAGCCCGCTAGCGGCAAGACCAACATATGCTTACAGCTAGCCGTGAACACGCTGAGGTCGGGCAAGCGCGTCATATACATAGACACCGAGGGGTTCTCGGTCGAGCGGTTCAGCCAGATAGCGGGCGAAGATGCAGAAAGGCTTGCCAGGGGCCTGCTCCATTTTCAGCCCACCAGCTTTGAGGAGCAGTACGCAGCCATAAAGGAGACGGAGAAGATCGCAGGGCAGAACGTGGGCCTCATCATCCTGGACTCCGCGACGGCCTTCTACAGGCTGGAGCTGGAGAGCAAGGATAGCATGCTCCTCAAGAGGGAGCTGGCGAACCAGGTGACGGCCCTGCTTGGCATTGCCAGAAAGCATGACATAGCCGTGGTTATAACCAACCAGATATACATGGACGTGGATAAGGACGAGCTCCGGGCGGTGGGCGGGAACATGCTGGAGCACATCAGCAAGGCCATCGTGCAGCTCTCACGCACGGGGATGGGCACCCGGCTGGCCGTGCTGCGTAAGCACAGGTCGATGGCAGAAGGCCAGACGGCCGAGTTCAGGATAACCGCAACCGGCGTGGAATGA
- a CDS encoding nuclease-related domain-containing protein: MATLIGRSGAGDDLIRKLHDMGVSRSCTTIKQVMERRDAIDRIIALERERQERLLEREMKMLRSGMKKYKLLDSLLFFSKNKKSEEYLKRIDHLQANRDAIIENSLLYLYREKDILDRLTREYRSELKGYYGELLVLDTLERLSDDYYVLSDVRITREFGHKFDGKMLKSARVDHVVVGRKGVYCIETKNWNLKWKNEDRPTPGEQARRASYLLYRYLKYTCNIPGVRVMSIVLYTNTTVKGKEDFVRFLRYEDFPAYLEARQEILSDDDVKKIVECLKDRDIRFDDTLPEKEDEREDAAADLKLVENASGGETT, encoded by the coding sequence ATGGCAACTTTGATCGGTAGAAGCGGGGCCGGCGACGACCTCATCCGCAAGCTACACGACATGGGCGTATCGCGGAGCTGCACTACCATCAAGCAAGTGATGGAAAGGCGCGATGCCATAGACCGGATCATAGCGCTGGAGAGGGAGAGGCAGGAGCGCCTCCTCGAAAGGGAGATGAAGATGCTCAGGAGCGGCATGAAGAAGTATAAGCTGCTGGATTCCCTGCTCTTTTTCAGCAAGAATAAGAAGAGCGAGGAGTACCTGAAGCGGATCGACCACCTGCAAGCTAACAGGGACGCTATCATAGAGAACAGCCTGCTTTACCTCTACCGTGAAAAGGATATACTTGACCGGCTGACGAGGGAGTACCGGAGCGAGCTTAAAGGCTATTACGGCGAGCTCCTCGTCCTGGATACGCTGGAGCGGCTTAGCGACGACTACTACGTGCTGAGCGACGTCCGGATCACCCGCGAGTTCGGCCATAAGTTCGATGGGAAAATGCTGAAATCCGCCAGAGTTGACCATGTAGTAGTGGGACGGAAAGGCGTCTACTGCATTGAGACTAAAAACTGGAATCTCAAGTGGAAGAACGAGGACCGCCCTACGCCAGGAGAGCAGGCCAGGCGGGCCTCCTACCTGCTGTACAGGTATTTGAAGTATACCTGCAACATCCCCGGGGTACGAGTGATGAGCATCGTGCTGTACACGAATACCACGGTGAAGGGCAAGGAGGACTTCGTCCGGTTCCTGCGGTACGAGGACTTTCCCGCGTACCTCGAGGCCAGGCAGGAGATCCTGTCCGACGATGACGTTAAGAAAATCGTGGAGTGCCTTAAGGATAGGGATATCAGGTTCGACGACACGCTTCCAGAGAAAGAAGATGAGAGGGAAGATGCTGCTGCGGACCTGAAGCTTGTTGAAAACGCCTCTGGCGGAGAGACGACGTGA